One stretch of Punica granatum isolate Tunisia-2019 chromosome 5, ASM765513v2, whole genome shotgun sequence DNA includes these proteins:
- the LOC116208469 gene encoding probable xyloglucan endotransglucosylase/hydrolase protein 6, protein MNRASTLIASYILVIFLCPLVVSGRPATFFEDFHVTWANSHLRQLEGGRAIQLVLDQNSGCGFASKRQYLFGRVSMKIKLIPGDSAGTVTAFYMNSNTNEIRDELDFEFLGNRSGQPYTVQTNVYAHGKGDREQRVNLWFDPSADYHTYTIHWNHLQVIYYVDDVPIRVYKNNEAKGVPYPRSQPMGVYSTLWEADDWATRGGLEKIDWRKAPFYAYYKDFDIEGCPVPGPSTCASNPGNWWEGLAYHRLSAVEARKYRWVRINHMIYDYCQDRSRYPVPPRECGAGI, encoded by the exons ATGAATCGAGCCTCTACCCTTATCGCTTCGTACATACTTGTGATATTCCTTTGCCCCTTGGTTGTCTCAGGGCGGCCTGCCACGTTTTTTGAGGACTTTCACGTAACATGGGCCAACTCCCACCTCAGGCAGCTCGAAGGAGGGAGGGCCATTCAGCTTGTTCTCGACCAAAATTCAG GATGCGGGTTTGCTTCCAAGAGGCAGTACTTGTTCGGGCGGGTGAGCATGAAGATCAAGCTCATTCCAGGGGACTCTGCAGGAACTGTCACTGCCTTCTAT ATGAACTCGAACACCAACGAAATTCGAGACGAGCTCGATTTCGAGTTCCTGGGCAATAGGAGCGGGCAGCCGTACACTGTCCAGACGAATGTATATGCTCATGGAAAGGGTGACAGAGAACAGAGGGTCAACCTTTGGTTTGACCCATCTGCTGACTACCATACTTACACCATCCACTGGAACCATCTGCAAGTCAT ATACTACGTGGACGACGTCCCGATAAGAGTGTACAAGAACAACGAGGCAAAGGGGGTCCCGTACCCGAGATCGCAGCCCATGGGGGTCTACTCTACCCTGTGGGAGGCTGACGACTGGGCCACGAGAGGCGGGCTCGAGAAGATCGACTGGAGGAAGGCCCCATTCTACGCCTACTACAAGGACTTTGACATCGAGGGTTGCCCTGTTCCAGGCCCCTCAACCTGTGCCTCGAACCCAGGCAACTGGTGGGAGGGCCTTGCCTATCACAGGCTCAGTGCAGTCGAAGCCAGGAAGTACCGCTGGGTCAGGATAAACCACATGATATACGACTACTGCCAGGACAGGTCGAGGTACCCTGTCCCGCCTCGAGAGTGTGGAGCAGGCATTTAA
- the LOC116208184 gene encoding EPIDERMAL PATTERNING FACTOR-like protein 2, translating into MSEQRKQLPFSKMGCIGCYSCCCRLRGFAVLVLLFFVTGSSQLTEGRAAIQFSGPSKGAAGRETAIAMIERIGSTPPRCDRKCSSCGHCEAIQVPMNPQGSRPSGDGENYASQFAVGEYYSRDRGDDDSSNYKPMSWKCKCGKFIFNP; encoded by the exons ATGTCCGAGCAGAGGAAACAGCTTCCCTTCTCCAAAATGGGCTGCATTGGTTGTTACAGTTGCTGCTGCAGACTCCGCGGTTTCGCCGTTCTCGtcctcctcttcttcgtcACCGGTTCGAGCCAGCTGACCGAAG GGAGAGCAGCTATCCAATTCTCAGGACCCTCCAAG GGAGCAGCTGGCAGGGAGACGGCTATAGCAATGATCGAGAGAATCGGGTCGACGCCACCGAGATGCGACAGGAAGTGCAGCTCGTGCGGGCACTGCGAGGCAATTCAGGTCCCCATGAATCCTCAGGGGAGCAGGCCATCAGGGGATGGAGAAAATTACGCTAGCCAGTTCGCAGTTGGAGAGTACTATTCCAGAGACAGGGGAGATGATGACAGTTCGAACTACAAGCCCATGAGTTGGAAGTGCAAGTGCGGGAAGTTCATCTTCAACCCATAA
- the LOC116208705 gene encoding homeobox-leucine zipper protein HAT22-like, with translation MGIDDLCNTGLVLGLGFSSAATEPAPKTELHKPGTVKGSFIEPNLTLGLSGDSYIVGVPQKAEPTRNKVVVPCEDYSTGPTESYGRQASPHSTVSSFSSPRVKRERDLSSEEMEAERVSSKVSDEDDVDGVNARKKLRLTKEQSALLEESFKQHSTLNPKQKQALARQLNLRPRQVEVWFQNRRARTKLKQTEVDCEFLKKCCETLTDENRRLQKELQELKALKLAQPFYMHMPAATLTMCPSCERMGSGVGDGAGSKSPFSMAPKAHFYNPFNNPSAAC, from the exons AtgggtatcgatgacttaTGCAACACCGGCCTCGTTCTCGGGCTAGGCTTCTCCTCCGCTGCGACTGAGCCAGCCCCGAAGACCGAGCTCCACAAGCCAGGCACCGTCAAGGGGAGCTTCATCGAACCGAACCTGACCCTTGGCCTGTCGGGGGATAGCTACATCGTCGGGGTCCCGCAGAAGGCCGAGCCGACCAGGAACAAGGTTGTGGTCCCCTGCGAGGACTACTCGACGGGGCCCACGGAGTCGTACGGGCGGCAGGCATCCCCCCACAGCACGGTCTCGTCGTTCTCGAGCCCGAGGGTGAAGCGTGAGAGGGACCTCAGCAGTGAGGAGATGGAGGCTGAGCGGGTCTCGTCGAAGGTCAGCGATGAGGACGATGTCGATGGGGTTAATGCCAGGAAGAAGCTTAGGCTCACCAAGGAGCAGTCTGCTCTCCTAGAGGAGAGCTTCAAGCAGCATAGCACTCTCAACCCC AAGCAAAAGCAAGCTCTGGCAAGGCAGTTAAACCTGCGGCCTCGTCAAGTTGAAGTTTGGTTCCAAAATAGGAGAGCCAG GACGAAGCTCAAGCAGACGGAAGTGGACTGCGAGTTCCTGAAGAAGTGCTGCGAGACGCTGACCGACGAGAACAGGAGGCTGCAGAAGGAGCTCCAGGAGCTGAAGGCGCTGAAACTGGCCCAGCCCTTCTACATGCACATGCCGGCAGCGACCCTGACCATGTGCCCGTCATGCGAGAGGATGGGCAGCGGCGTCGGGGACGGCGCCGGTTCCAAGAGCCCGTTTTCGATGGCTCCCAAGGCTCACTTTTATAATCCCTTTAATAATCCTTCCGCGGCCTGTTGA
- the LOC116208471 gene encoding probable ribosome biogenesis protein RLP24, translating to MRLEKCWFCSSTIYPGHGIQFVRNDAKIFRFCRSKCHKNFKMKRNPRKVKWTKAYRRLHGKDMTQDSTFEFERKRNRPERYDRNLAENTLRAIKKIDKVRVEREARHHALRMKGKKAKEHKEAQKELEQSIHLIKAPAVLQQDPSLTLPKIQVKVSQQQSEENHAMEE from the exons ATGAGGTTAGAGAAGTGCTGGTTCTGTTCCTCCACTATATATCCCGGCCACGGGATTCAATTCGTTCGCAATGATGCCAAG ATCTTCAGGTTCTGTAGATCAAAGTGCCACAAGAACTTCAAGATGAAGAGGAATCCTCGTAAGGTGAAATGGACTAAGGCGTATAGACGGTTACATGGAAAGGACATGACTCAG GATTCGACCTTTGAGTTTGAGAGGAAGCGAAACAGGCCCGAGAGATACGACAGGAACCTCGCAGAGAACACATTGAGGGCCATCAAGAAGATAGATAAAGTTAGAGTCGAGAGGGAGGCTAGACACCACGCCCTGAG AATGAAGGGAAAGAAAGCCAAGGAACACAAGGAGGCGCAGAAGGAGTTGGAGCAGAGCATCCATCTCATCAAGGCGCCGGCCGTTCTCCAACAAGACCCCTCCCTCACTCTACCAAAGATCCAAGTCAAGGTCTCTCAGCAGCAGTCCGAGGAGAACCATGCCATGGAAGAGTGA